A stretch of the Tautonia marina genome encodes the following:
- a CDS encoding response regulator, translating into MTAPHKPCLLVVDDEPEVCNSVSHLLRHKYHVLRAHSAAEAIELMAQHEVEIIMTDQRMPEVSGVEMLQKVKSRYPEAIRMLFTGYADINSVIAAINQGHVYRYLSKPWQPEELEAAVDDAAAEYRRLVEWTEELVHCQERIADLEQENQQLRALLKDRP; encoded by the coding sequence ATGACCGCACCGCACAAGCCCTGCCTGCTGGTCGTCGATGACGAACCGGAGGTCTGCAACTCGGTCTCTCACCTGCTGCGTCACAAGTACCACGTCCTGCGTGCCCACAGCGCCGCCGAGGCGATCGAGCTGATGGCCCAGCATGAGGTCGAGATCATCATGACCGACCAGCGGATGCCCGAGGTCTCCGGGGTCGAAATGCTCCAGAAGGTCAAGAGCCGCTACCCCGAGGCCATCCGCATGCTGTTCACCGGCTATGCCGACATCAACTCGGTCATCGCGGCGATCAATCAAGGGCACGTCTACCGATATCTGAGTAAGCCCTGGCAGCCCGAGGAGCTCGAGGCGGCAGTGGATGATGCTGCCGCCGAGTATCGTAGACTCGTCGAGTGGACCGAGGAATTGGTGCACTGTCAGGAACGGATCGCTGACCTGGAGCAGGAGAACCAGCAGCTCCGTGCGTTGCTGAAGGATCGTCCTTGA